The sequence CTTTCTCCAGTTCCGGCCACAGCAGCAGGGTGGCGAAACCGCCGTAGAGGCGCACATCGAGGCTTTCGTACCAGCGGTAGTCGATGCACTCTAGCACCGCAAATTGGCCCACGGGGTCGGCCTCGGTGGCGGCGCTCCACAGGGTGCCGCCGCTAGCTAAATCGTAGAGTTCGTTGAACAGCGCCATTTTGAAGGCGTCGGGCAGGTCGGGGCGATTGAGAATGGGTTGCTGCCAGTCGATGATCTGCTGCTGCCAGGTTTGGTAGTCGCTGAGGGCAGAGAAGGCGATCGCCCGCGCATTCCGCCCCGTTCGCCCAAAGAAATCGGTATAGCGGCGATAGTTCACTACCCCAGCAGCGAACTCGGTCACGGGCAGATCCCACGACAGGGCGACGGGGATTTGGCGGGTTTCGCCGGGTTGCAGGGTAAAGCGCAGGGCGATCGCCCCCCCGATCTGCTCTCCCTCTTCCGCCGGGGTCGTATCTAGCAAGTTCATCAGCCGCCCCAGTTTGGCGAAGGCATCCCACAGGTCGCGCCCATCGCCCACGGGGTTCCAGCGCAGGTCGTAGGACACTTCCACACCGGGGTCATCCAGGGTGGCGATGCACCACTGGCCGTCGCCTTCTTTGGGTTCTCCTTCCCATGCCCCGTCCATCACCACGGCTTTGACGCCGTCAGCGTTGATGAACTGGTTGAAGTTGCCGGTGCTCTGCCCCAGGGCAGGCACGTAGTCGTAGTAGGGGCTGCCGTCGTCGCGCTGGAGTACCTCGGGGGATTTTTGCGTATTAGTGAACCAGCCCACCATATTCTGCCAGCTCACCATGATGCTCAGGGTAATGGGAAAGCGAGTGGGGTTATGGGCCGTCCACTCAAAGGCCACCACTGGGTAGCTGGCCTCTTTGTAGTTGTCGGGCCAGACGGGTGTGATCTGTTCGCAGGTGAGCTGGGCGCGAAACACATTCTCGTAGCGATACCAGCTGCGGGGGTATAGGGCGTGGTAGCTGCCCGTGGTCTGAGCCTGGGTAGAGGCGGGATACCACTGCCAGGCGGACAGAGTCCCATCCTGGGGCGACTCGGTGCTGAGGGCGTAGGCCTGGGTGCCCGCCCCGGTGCTCTCCCACAGGCTGAACTGGCAGGCGGGGAAGCTGCCGAAAACGTGCTCGCCACCATCCATATGCCAAAGGTTGAAGTCGCCGTTGGGCGATCGCCCTATACAGCCTGCCCCCAGCCCGCCCAGCGGTGCCCCGTGGTCGGGGCCATCGTCGAGGTTGCTGCCGTAGCGCACGATGTAGTGGTGCTCCCAGGGCTGGCCAATCGGTCGCTGCC is a genomic window of Nodosilinea sp. E11 containing:
- a CDS encoding GH116 family glycosyl hydrolase, with the protein product MTETLSFPQIPSQAWQRPIGQPWEHHYIVRYGSNLDDGPDHGAPLGGLGAGCIGRSPNGDFNLWHMDGGEHVFGSFPACQFSLWESTGAGTQAYALSTESPQDGTLSAWQWYPASTQAQTTGSYHALYPRSWYRYENVFRAQLTCEQITPVWPDNYKEASYPVVAFEWTAHNPTRFPITLSIMVSWQNMVGWFTNTQKSPEVLQRDDGSPYYDYVPALGQSTGNFNQFINADGVKAVVMDGAWEGEPKEGDGQWCIATLDDPGVEVSYDLRWNPVGDGRDLWDAFAKLGRLMNLLDTTPAEEGEQIGGAIALRFTLQPGETRQIPVALSWDLPVTEFAAGVVNYRRYTDFFGRTGRNARAIAFSALSDYQTWQQQIIDWQQPILNRPDLPDAFKMALFNELYDLASGGTLWSAATEADPVGQFAVLECIDYRWYESLDVRLYGGFATLLLWPELEKAVLRAFARAIPTQDERRRIIGYYVTMGLEQPPALRKLKGATPHDLGAPNEHPWAETNYTSYQDCNQWKDLGSDFVLQVYRAYQFTGATDVAFLKDCWPAVVDTLQYLKQFDRDGDGIPENEGAPDQTFDDWQLKGISAYCGGLWLGAMEAAIAIANILTENGLAPGNTPILLSQYRRWLDNGLKAYHPKLWNGRYYRLDTGSGSDVVMADQLCGQFMVRHLGLPDLVEDEFTLSALDAIYDACFVNFNQVVQSQERPPQQKFEGAQLGNFSAATLKLAIGAANGVLPDGSPEDLDSTHQQEVWTGINFGLAAFLAQMGKREEAMAITEAVIRQIYAYGLQFRTPEAITALGTYRACHYMRPMAIWGLYEVLTAGTDP